In Acidovorax sp. GBBC 1281, a single window of DNA contains:
- a CDS encoding methylated-DNA--[protein]-cysteine S-methyltransferase: protein MQFHPLTVQSRTPTPLGDVRLSASPLGLSGLWFDGQRHQPEALLDGPGAWPVDDAHPVLLRAKAQFHEYLDGRRTRFDLPLDLSGGTRFQQAVWQALLGIPCGATTSYGALSRLLERPLAVRAVGAAVGRNPVSVIVPCHRVVGSAGSLTGYAGGLPRKAWLLQREGAVPAASGGHGPGTLPLFAGEAPAAAGATA, encoded by the coding sequence ATGCAGTTCCATCCCCTCACCGTGCAAAGCCGCACGCCCACCCCGCTGGGCGACGTGCGCCTGTCCGCCTCGCCGCTGGGCCTGTCGGGCCTGTGGTTCGACGGGCAGCGCCACCAGCCCGAAGCGTTGCTCGACGGCCCCGGCGCCTGGCCCGTGGACGACGCCCATCCAGTGCTGCTGCGCGCCAAGGCCCAGTTCCACGAATACCTGGACGGCCGGCGCACCCGCTTCGACCTGCCGCTGGACCTGTCGGGCGGCACGCGGTTCCAGCAGGCCGTGTGGCAGGCGCTGCTGGGCATTCCCTGCGGCGCCACCACCAGCTACGGTGCCCTGAGCCGCCTGCTGGAGCGGCCGCTGGCCGTGCGCGCCGTGGGCGCGGCGGTGGGCCGCAACCCGGTGAGCGTGATCGTGCCGTGCCACCGCGTGGTGGGCTCGGCGGGCAGCCTGACGGGCTATGCCGGCGGGCTGCCGCGCAAGGCCTGGCTGCTGCAGCGCGAAGGCGCGGTGCCTGCCGCCAGTGGAGGGCACGGCCCCGGCACGCTGCCGCTCTTTGCCGGCGAAGCACCTGCCGCCGCAGGGGCCACGGCATGA
- a CDS encoding DNA-3-methyladenine glycosylase 2 family protein yields the protein MTAPRPPLATDADDARYRAMAARDARFDGRFFTGVTSTGIYCRPVCAVRTPRRENCRFFALAAQAESAGFRPCLRCRPELAPRALAWSVQDAPDILVREALRLLEGEGAWEAAATGPSPLQRLAARLGVSDRHLRRIFETALGVSPLQYLQTRRLLAAKQLLTDTDLPVTQVALASGFGSVRRFNAAFAGHYGLNPTQLRKTGAGTAGGASSTVRLAYRPPLDVPALLAFFAKRQIHAVESVSTEGEQALRRTVRLVAGGQVHAGWLSARFDPDRPQVLLQTSDNLHPVLPLVIARVRALLDLDADPQAINAVLHSAFPEGDGLRVPGAFDGFELAVRAVLGQQITVAAARTLAQRLMERFGEPIDTPWPALTRLFPSPAVLAGAAGHALGQLGIVRQRQAAIVALAQAVDSGRLALHGAADVAATTAALCGLPGIGDWTAQYIAMRALRWPDAFPAGDVALHKALGVQGAPRAAQAATAASQAWRPWRSYAVIRAWTLGSTPTASGAPTTQSLLKT from the coding sequence ATGACAGCGCCCCGCCCTCCCCTGGCCACCGATGCCGACGATGCCCGCTACCGGGCGATGGCGGCGCGGGATGCGCGCTTCGACGGCCGGTTCTTCACCGGGGTGACCTCCACCGGCATCTACTGCCGGCCGGTGTGCGCGGTGCGCACGCCGCGGCGCGAGAATTGCCGCTTCTTCGCGCTGGCCGCGCAGGCCGAGAGCGCGGGTTTTCGGCCCTGCCTGCGCTGCCGGCCCGAACTGGCGCCGCGCGCGCTGGCCTGGTCGGTGCAGGACGCGCCCGACATCCTGGTGCGCGAGGCGCTGCGCCTGCTGGAGGGCGAAGGCGCTTGGGAAGCCGCCGCCACCGGCCCATCCCCCCTGCAACGCCTGGCCGCCCGGCTGGGCGTGAGCGACCGGCACCTGCGCCGCATCTTCGAGACGGCTCTGGGCGTGTCGCCCCTGCAATACCTGCAGACGCGCCGCCTGCTGGCCGCCAAGCAGTTGCTGACCGACACCGACCTGCCCGTCACGCAGGTGGCGCTGGCCAGCGGCTTCGGCAGCGTGCGGCGCTTCAATGCGGCGTTTGCCGGGCACTACGGGCTCAACCCCACGCAGTTGCGCAAGACCGGCGCGGGCACGGCGGGCGGCGCCAGCAGCACGGTGCGCCTGGCCTACCGGCCGCCGCTGGACGTGCCGGCCCTGCTGGCGTTTTTCGCCAAGCGGCAGATCCATGCGGTGGAGTCGGTGTCCACCGAGGGCGAGCAGGCCCTGCGCCGCACGGTGCGGCTGGTGGCGGGGGGGCAGGTGCATGCCGGCTGGCTGAGCGCCCGGTTCGATCCCGACCGCCCCCAGGTGCTGCTGCAGACCAGCGACAACCTGCACCCGGTGCTGCCGCTGGTGATCGCGCGGGTGCGCGCCCTGCTCGACCTGGACGCCGACCCGCAGGCCATCAACGCCGTGCTGCACAGTGCCTTTCCCGAGGGCGACGGGCTGCGCGTGCCCGGCGCATTCGACGGGTTCGAGCTGGCGGTGCGCGCCGTGCTGGGCCAGCAGATCACCGTGGCCGCGGCCCGCACGCTGGCGCAGCGGCTGATGGAGCGCTTCGGCGAGCCCATCGACACGCCCTGGCCGGCGCTGACGCGGCTGTTCCCTTCGCCGGCGGTGCTGGCCGGCGCGGCGGGCCATGCGCTGGGGCAGTTGGGCATCGTGCGCCAGCGGCAGGCCGCCATCGTGGCGCTGGCGCAGGCGGTGGACAGCGGGCGCCTGGCGCTGCACGGCGCGGCCGACGTGGCGGCCACCACGGCGGCGCTGTGCGGGCTGCCGGGTATCGGCGACTGGACGGCGCAGTACATCGCCATGCGGGCGCTGCGCTGGCCCGATGCGTTTCCGGCGGGCGACGTGGCGCTGCACAAGGCGCTGGGCGTGCAGGGCGCGCCGCGCGCGGCCCAGGCGGCCACGGCCGCGTCGCAAGCGTGGCGGCCGTGGCGCAGCTATGCGGTGATCCGGGCGTGGACGCTGGGGAGCACGCCCACGGCCTCGGGGGCGCCCACCACGCAATCACTATTAAAAACATAG
- a CDS encoding phosphomannomutase/phosphoglucomutase: protein MQPTPAIFKAYDIRGIVPSTLNDEVARGLGRAFGTAARAEGQTVVAVGRDGRLSGPSLAFALIAGLVDAGIEVIDIGPATTPMLYFAAHTLCHSGIQVTGSHNPKDYNGFKMVLAGRAIYGDEIQALRRTMEEESWTLAQGGSVRQADVLPAYVQRITSDVKLARPMKIVVDSGNGIAGASAPGIFRALGCEVIELFSEVDGDFPNHHPDPSKPENLRDLIATLQSSDAELGLAFDGDGDRLGIVTKDGQNIFPDRQMMLFARDVLSRVPGGHILFDVKCTQRLAPAITEAGGQPVMYKTGHSLIKARMKELDSPLGGEMSGHIFFKERWFGFDDGTYAGCRLLEILSRESDPGAVLNGLPTSHSTPELNVSCAEGEPHRLTAELQALAAETFAAPAEINTIDGLRVDWPDGFGLIRASNTTPVLVLRFEGHTPEALARIEAAMLALLHRVKPDAHVGAAAH from the coding sequence GTGCAGCCCACGCCCGCCATCTTCAAGGCCTACGACATCCGCGGCATCGTGCCGAGCACCCTGAACGACGAAGTGGCCCGGGGCCTGGGGCGCGCCTTCGGCACCGCCGCGCGGGCCGAGGGTCAGACGGTGGTGGCCGTGGGGCGCGACGGCCGCCTGTCCGGCCCCTCGCTGGCCTTCGCACTGATCGCCGGGCTGGTGGATGCCGGCATCGAGGTCATCGACATCGGCCCCGCCACCACCCCCATGCTCTACTTTGCCGCCCACACCCTGTGCCACAGCGGCATCCAGGTCACCGGCAGCCACAACCCCAAGGACTACAACGGCTTCAAGATGGTGCTGGCCGGCCGCGCCATCTACGGCGACGAGATCCAGGCCCTGCGCCGCACCATGGAAGAAGAAAGCTGGACGCTGGCCCAGGGCGGCAGCGTGCGCCAGGCCGACGTACTGCCCGCCTACGTGCAGCGCATCACCTCCGACGTCAAGCTCGCCCGCCCCATGAAGATCGTGGTGGACAGCGGCAACGGCATTGCCGGCGCCTCGGCCCCGGGCATCTTCCGCGCGCTGGGCTGCGAGGTGATCGAGCTGTTTTCCGAGGTGGACGGCGACTTCCCCAACCACCATCCCGACCCCAGCAAGCCCGAGAACCTGCGCGACCTGATCGCCACGCTGCAGTCGAGCGACGCCGAACTGGGCCTGGCCTTCGATGGCGACGGCGACCGGCTGGGCATCGTCACCAAGGACGGCCAGAACATCTTTCCCGACCGCCAGATGATGCTGTTCGCCCGCGACGTGCTCTCGCGCGTGCCCGGCGGCCACATCCTCTTCGACGTGAAGTGCACCCAGCGCCTGGCCCCCGCCATCACCGAGGCGGGCGGCCAACCCGTCATGTACAAGACCGGCCACTCGCTCATCAAGGCGCGCATGAAGGAACTCGACTCGCCCCTGGGCGGCGAGATGAGCGGGCACATCTTCTTCAAGGAGCGCTGGTTCGGCTTCGACGACGGCACCTATGCCGGCTGCCGCCTGCTCGAAATTTTGAGCCGCGAAAGCGACCCCGGCGCTGTGCTCAACGGCCTGCCCACCAGCCATTCCACGCCCGAGCTGAACGTGTCGTGCGCCGAAGGCGAGCCGCACCGCCTGACCGCCGAACTGCAGGCCCTGGCCGCCGAAACCTTCGCCGCCCCGGCCGAGATCAACACCATCGACGGCCTGCGCGTGGATTGGCCGGACGGCTTCGGCCTGATCCGCGCGAGCAACACCACGCCCGTGCTGGTGCTTCGCTTCGAAGGCCATACGCCCGAGGCGCTGGCGCGCATCGAAGCGGCCATGCTCGCGCTGCTGCACCGGGTCAAGCCCGACGCGCACGTGGGTGCCGCGGCCCACTGA
- a CDS encoding carbon-nitrogen hydrolase family protein: protein MNPPVFPPLYTVAAAQSISLPGDVPANVQAHLAMVQAAAQEGVQLLVFPELSLTGYEPDLAARHVLGADDAVLAPLRDAARAHGMAVVVGAPVAPAVPGGLPAIGAWVFGPDGRAALYRKRHLHPGENTFASPGTEDFHVRPLVGQPTALAVCADTTHPEHARAARAGGAALYACGSVISEGAYSRETAQLQGYAAEWGMAVLLANHGGPTGGYACAGRSAFWAPGGACVAAAPGTGTCLVIVVRDGNGDGWQGRVLPTEPGRPGTAGVAGQ from the coding sequence TTGAATCCCCCTGTGTTCCCACCGCTGTACACCGTGGCAGCGGCGCAGTCGATCTCCCTGCCCGGCGATGTGCCGGCCAACGTGCAGGCGCACCTGGCCATGGTGCAGGCCGCCGCCCAGGAAGGCGTGCAGCTGCTCGTCTTTCCCGAGTTGTCGCTCACGGGCTATGAGCCCGACCTGGCGGCCCGCCACGTGCTTGGCGCGGACGATGCCGTGCTGGCGCCGCTGCGCGACGCCGCCCGCGCCCATGGCATGGCCGTGGTGGTCGGCGCGCCCGTGGCCCCCGCCGTGCCGGGCGGCCTGCCGGCCATCGGCGCCTGGGTGTTCGGGCCCGATGGCCGCGCCGCCCTGTACCGCAAGCGCCATCTGCACCCCGGCGAAAACACCTTCGCCAGCCCAGGCACCGAGGATTTCCACGTGCGCCCCCTGGTCGGCCAACCCACCGCGCTGGCCGTGTGCGCCGACACCACGCACCCCGAACACGCCCGCGCCGCACGCGCAGGCGGCGCGGCCCTGTACGCCTGCGGCTCGGTGATCTCCGAAGGCGCCTATTCGCGGGAGACCGCGCAGCTGCAGGGCTACGCCGCCGAGTGGGGCATGGCCGTGCTGCTGGCCAACCACGGCGGGCCTACCGGCGGCTACGCCTGCGCGGGGCGCAGCGCCTTTTGGGCGCCGGGCGGCGCCTGCGTGGCGGCCGCCCCAGGCACCGGCACCTGCCTGGTCATCGTAGTGCGCGATGGCAACGGCGACGGGTGGCAGGGCCGCGTGCTCCCCACAGAACCCGGCCGGCCCGGCACCGCGGGCGTGGCAGGGCAGTGA